In Longimicrobium sp., the following are encoded in one genomic region:
- a CDS encoding SDR family oxidoreductase: MSKVYFITGAGRGMGVDFVHAALAAGHRVVATGRRPEEVERAVGRAENLLVAKLDVTVPEDVAAAVAAAAERFGGVDVLINNAASFQAGFFEELSAEQFRAQMEVNFFGALNVTRALLPVMRRQRGGQVVTISSTAGIVAGEFASAYAASKFALEGWMEALNQEVEPYGIRTTVVEPGFFRTGLLEEASTTWPALSIEDYAGRTRHLVALWKSMNGKQSGDPAKLGRALITLLDSPAPPARWAAGSDAVDAVLQKAERLRKEATAHRELSTALAHDGWEYGT; this comes from the coding sequence ATGAGCAAGGTGTACTTCATAACGGGCGCTGGACGCGGGATGGGCGTCGACTTCGTCCATGCAGCACTGGCCGCAGGGCACAGGGTCGTCGCCACGGGGCGCCGCCCTGAGGAGGTCGAGCGGGCGGTGGGCCGCGCCGAGAACCTGCTGGTGGCCAAGCTCGACGTCACGGTTCCCGAGGACGTTGCGGCGGCCGTGGCCGCAGCAGCCGAGCGGTTCGGCGGGGTCGACGTTCTGATCAACAACGCCGCTAGCTTCCAGGCCGGGTTTTTCGAGGAGTTGAGCGCCGAGCAGTTCCGCGCGCAGATGGAGGTCAACTTCTTCGGCGCGCTGAACGTGACTCGCGCGTTGCTCCCGGTAATGCGCCGCCAGCGGGGCGGCCAGGTGGTGACAATCTCCTCCACGGCGGGAATCGTCGCGGGCGAATTCGCTTCGGCTTACGCGGCCTCGAAGTTCGCACTCGAGGGCTGGATGGAGGCCCTGAACCAGGAGGTGGAGCCCTACGGGATCCGTACCACGGTCGTGGAACCCGGGTTCTTCCGCACCGGGCTGCTCGAGGAGGCGTCGACGACGTGGCCCGCGCTTTCAATCGAGGACTATGCCGGGCGCACCCGGCACCTGGTCGCGCTCTGGAAGAGCATGAACGGGAAGCAGTCGGGCGACCCTGCGAAGCTGGGACGCGCCCTGATCACGCTGCTCGACTCCCCGGCACCGCCAGCCCGATGGGCCGCCGGGAGTGACGCGGTAGATGCCGTCCTTCAGAAGGCGGAGCGGCTCCGCAAGGAGGCCACTGCCCATCGGGAGCTTTCCACAGCGCTCGCCCACGACGGCTGGGAATATGGAACTTAG